A single genomic interval of Musa acuminata AAA Group cultivar baxijiao chromosome BXJ3-4, Cavendish_Baxijiao_AAA, whole genome shotgun sequence harbors:
- the LOC103982638 gene encoding putative ripening-related protein 1 → MAIPPPSLLVLVLVAHVCLGSYLHFSYAQQCSPNGQITGVSGDCNTDNNADCCVNGQMYDTYSCSPTVTGETQAHMTINSFAEGGDGGGPSKCDGSYHSDNELVVALSTGWYDGGSRCSKNIKINANGQTMLAKVVDECDSLHGCDQEHAFQPPCAPNIVDASRAVWEALGIPESQIGDYDITWSDE, encoded by the coding sequence ATGGCAATTCCTCCACCTTCTTTGCTCGTCCTGGTGTTGGTAGCACACGTTTGTCTTGGCAGCTACCTCCACTTCTCTTATGCCCAACAGTGCAGCCCAAACGGGCAGATCACCGGCGTCTCCGGGGACTGTAACACCGACAACAACGCCGACTGCTGCGTGAACGGCCAGATGTACGACACCTACAGCTGCTCGCCGACGGTGACGGGGGAAACGCAGGCGCACATGACCATCAACAGCTTCGCTGAAGGTGGAGACGGCGGTGGGCCTTCCAAGTGCGACGGAAGCTACCACAGCGACAACGAGCTCGTCGTCGCGCTCTCCACCGGATGGTACGACGGCGGCAGCCGGTGTTCGAAGAACATAAAGATCAACGCCAATGGCCAGACCATGCTAGCCAAGGTGGTGGACGAGTGCGATTCCTTGCACGGCTGTGACCAAGAGCACGCCTTCCAGCCGCCGTGTGCGCCCAACATAGTCGACGCATCTCGAGCAgtgtgggaggctttggggatCCCTGAATCGCAGATCGGAGACTACGACATCACTTGGTCTGATGAATGA
- the LOC135636880 gene encoding probable pectate lyase 8, which produces MAMVLRRRSSLVLLGLFVILSTGGRESFPSRVGAAAAMAPRSVTATAENDTSSATAQRFESDVVVGAVDDPEFIASKVNTQISNGTARRSLDDLSTCVTGNPIDDCWRCDPKWHLRRKRLADCGIGFGRSAIGGRNGRFYHVTDPSDDDPVNPLPGTLRYAVIQDEPLWIVFKRDMVIALKQELIMNGFKTIDGRGANVHIANGACITIQFVTNVIIHGLHIHDCKPTGNALVRSSPSHYGWRTMADGDAISIFGSSHIWVDHNSLSNCADGLVDAVMGSTAITISNNYFTHHNEVMLLGHSDSYKRDKAMQVTIAFNHFGEGLVQRMPRCRHGYFHVVNNDYTHWEMYAIGGSANPTINSQGNRYLAPTDPFAKEVTKRVATSSDTWKSWNWRSEGDLLLNGAYFTPSGAGASASYSRASSLGAKTSSMVASITAGAGALQCRKGSLC; this is translated from the exons ATGGCGATGGTGCTTCGGAGAAGGTCGTCGCTGGTGTTGCTCGGTCTCTTCGTGATCCTATCTACGGGAGGCCGGGAATCGTTCCCCTCGAG GGTCGGAGCTGCTGCGGCAATGGCTCCGCGGAGCGTGACGGCAACCGCGGAGAACGACACCTCTTCCGCCACGGCGCAGAG GTTCGAAAGTGACGTGGTGGTTGGCGCGGTGGACGACCCAGAATTTATAGCGTCAAAAGTGAACAC GCAGATCAGCAACGGCACGGCGCGCCGGTCGCTCGACGACCTTTCCACATGCGTTACGGGAAACCCCATCGACGACTGTTGGCGCTGCGACCCCAAGTGGCACCTCCGCCGGAAGCGCCTCGCCGACTGCGGCATCGGGTTCGGCCGCAGCGCCATCGGCGGCCGCAACGGGCGCTTCTACCACGTGACCGACCCCAGCGACGACGATCCCGTGAACCCCCTCCCCGGCACACTCCGCTACGCCGTCATCCAGGACGAGCCCCTCTGGATCGTGTTCAAGCGCGACATGGTCATCGCCCTCAAGCAGGAGCTCATCATGAACGGTTTCAAGACCATCGACGGCCGCGGCGCCAACGTCCACATCGCCAACGGCGCCTGCATCACCATCCAGTTCGTCACCAACGTCATCATCCACGGCCTCCACATCCACGACTGCAAGCCCACCGGCAACGCCTTGGTCCGCAGCTCCCCCTCCCACTACGGCTGGAGAACCATGGCCGACGGCGACGCCATTTCCATCTTCGGTTCCAGCCACATCTGGGTCGACCACAACTCCCTGTCCAACTGCGCCGACGGCCTCGTCGATGCCGTTATGGGTTCCACGGCCATCACCATCTCCAACAATTACTTCACCCACCACAACGAG GTGATGCTTTTGGGTCACAGTGATTCCTACAAAAGGGACAAGGCTATGCAGGTGACCATTGCCTTCAACCATTTTGGTGAAGGACTCGTTCAGAGAATGCCAAG GTGCAGGCATGGTTACTTCCATGTGGTGAACAACGATTACACTCACTGGGAGATGTACGCCATTGGAGGAAGTGCGAATCCGACCATCAACAGCCAAGGCAACAGATACCTTGCACCTACCGATCCTTTTGCCAAGGAG GTGACTAAGAGAGTGGCCACTTCGAGTGACACTTGGAAGAGCTGGAATTGGAGATCAGAGGGGGACCTGCTACTGAATGGTGCTTACTTCACCCCCTCGGGAGCTGGTGCCTCCGCAAGCTACTCAAGGGCCTCCAGCCTCGGGGCCAAGACCTCCTCCATGGTTGCTTCCATCACTGCAGGGGCAGGGGCTCTCCAGTGCCGCAAGGGTTCCTTGTGCTAA
- the LOC103983401 gene encoding ubiquitin-conjugating enzyme E2-23 kDa-like, translated as MSATTNRRQKDITKLMMKDYKVEMETDDSKKFFVYLHGPKESLYEGGVWKLRVELPDEYPFKSPSIYFVNNIFHPNVDDESGEICVNVFHEDWSPMIDLLSVFENYITQFLLTPNPLNPLNEEAAELMITDHSAYEQKVKEHCQKYAKPADVGVSEDKKLSKEESDRNDEH; from the exons ATGTCGGCTACGACGAATCGCCGCCAGAAGGACATCACGAAACT GATGATGAAAGACTACAAGGTGGAGATGGAGACCGATGACTCGAAAAAGTTCTTTGTTTATCTGCACGGCCCCAAAGAGA GTCTTTACGAAGGAGGTGTGTGGAAGCTTAGGGTGGAACTCCCAGACGAATACCCTTTTAAATCTCCATCAATTTACTTTGTTAACAATATATTTCATCCTAATGTAGACGACGA GTCCGGTGAAATTTGTGTGAATGTTTTCCATGAAGATTGGAGCCCCATGATCG ATCTTCTCAGCGTGTTCGAAAATTACATTACACAATTTCTTTTGACTCCAAACCCTTTGAACCCACTGAATGAGGAAGCTGCAGAACTAATGATCACTGATCATTCTGCTTATGAACAGAAAGTGAAAG AACACTGTCAAAAATATGCAAAGCCCGCAGACGTTGGTGTTTCTGAAGACAAAAAGCTAAGCAAAGAGGAATCGGATCGGAACGATGAACATTAA
- the LOC135636881 gene encoding uncharacterized protein LOC135636881: MGFVSFFGRVLFASVFLLSAYQEFSEFGVNGGPAAKALKPKFNLFMKHTASRIGIAVPHVEMRHVIASTIFLKGFGGLLFIFSSSFGAYLLLVYLAFITPIVYDFYNYDIEKAEFVQLFSKFNQNLALFGALLFFLGMKNSIPKRQKKKVTKTKTN, encoded by the exons ATGGGGTTCGTGTCCTTCTTTGGGAGGGTTCTCTTCGCCTCCGTCTTCCTACTCTCCGCCTACCAGGA GTTTAGTGAATTTGGAGTTAATGGTGGACCAGCAGCAAAGGCTCTCAAGCCAAAATTCAACCTTTTCATGAAACATACTGCTTCACGTATTGGCATTGCAGTTCCGCATGTTGAA atGAGACATGTTATTGCTAGTACAATTTTTCTGAAAGGTTTTGGTGGCCTACTGTTTATCTTCAGCAGCTCTTTTGGAGCATATCTACTG CTTGTTTACCTAGCTTTCATTACCCCAATTGTGTATGACTTCTACAACTATGATATTGAGAAGGCAGAATTTGTGCAGCTATTCAGCAAGTTTAATCAG AATTTGGCTCTCTTTGGTGCACTGCTCTTTTTCTTGGGCATGAAGAACTCCATTCCAAAGCGGCAGAAAAAGAAGGTTACCAAGACAAAAACCAATTGA
- the LOC135636460 gene encoding anthocyanin 5-aromatic acyltransferase-like translates to MMQLAIPWCSCARFIRRLTLSGPTNVRLGFIVLLAKETTSRCSTDLSQDQIKRLKQLVVAKIEEGKTESFHCSTIVVSYAYVWPCLVPAQGVDRDKTAHLAFAVDCRGRLSLPLPAGYFGICVGSCYVEVGSGDTAGGDDDGFLAACEATGRTIERLKEGLFDGAERWLEKTSYVLANRAMSVAGSPKLISGGGGHRR, encoded by the exons ATGATGCAATTAGCGATCCCGTGGTGCTCTTGCGCAAGGTTTATCAGACGGTTGACATTGAGTGGTCCAACGAACGTGCGGCTTGGATTTATTGTGTTATTGGCAAAA GAGACTACTTCGCGATGCTCCACCGACCTCAGCCAAGACCAGATAAAAAGGCTAAAGCAACTGGTGGTGGCCAAGATCGAGGAAGGCAAGACCGAGTCGTTCCATTGCTCCACGATCGTCGTCTCGTACGCCTACGTGTGGCCGTGCCTGGTCCCAGCGCAGGGCGTTGACCGTGACAAGACTGCGCACTTGGCATTCGCCGTCGACTGCAGGGGACGGCTGAGTCTTCCGCTACCGGCGGGGTACTTCGGGATCTGCGTCGGTTCGTGCTACGTGGAGGTGGGGTCGGGCGATACCGCCGGAGGAGACGACGACGGGTTCCTGGCGGCCTGTGAGGCCACCGGGAGGACCATCGAGCGGCTAAAAGAGGGGTTGTTCGACGGCGCGGAGAGGTGGTTGGAGAAAACGTCGTATGTGCTGGCGAATCGAGCCATGAGCGTGGCAGGATCGCCAAAGTTGATTTCGGGTGGGGGAGGCCACAGAAGGTAG
- the LOC103982634 gene encoding phenolic glucoside malonyltransferase 1-like — protein sequence MSSPPELNVLEICQVSPPPGAVAEATLPLTFFDIGWLYAGSVERVFFYAFPVSTSQFIDSVVPSLKSSLSLALQHFYPLAGKIRRSPGSVDKYEIHYADGDSVSFTLAEHDDDFDDISGSHPRELIRLLPLVPQLPQPDDDNQGMRLLALQVTVFPGRGIAVGVTVHHAACDGSSSVRFLSSWASACARPGRLGPAPPVLDRSLISDPKGLYPIFSKSLATNRPVTEPLMNQAVPPGAVISSFTLKGDHIRRLKELASSTAKAKAEEGGASLRCSTTVVTYAYAWVCLVKTRAFADDGIAHFAFAADCKARLRPPVPATYFGNCLVACFVDMKAGELTGEDGVAAAAIAISKVVQGFIDGPLEGAEELPEKYKSVASEQVLSVAGSPKLRVYEVDFGWGKPKKVEVISIVRTGAMSVAESREEEGGVEIGFVLPKLDMDKLKAHFSSGLKLSE from the coding sequence ATGTCATCGCCACCGGAGCTCAATGTCCTCGAGATATGTCAAGTGTCTCCACCGCCCGGAGCAGTGGCGGAGGCCACTTTGCCCCTCACCTTCTTTGACATAGGGTGGTTGTACGCTGGATCGGTGGAACGAGTCTTCTTCTATGCCTTCCCCGTCTCCACCTCGCAATTCATAGACTCCGTCGTCCCCAGCCTCAAGTCCTCCCTCTCACTCGCTCTCCAGCACTTCTACCCTCTCGCCGGCAAGATCCGCCGCTCGCCCGGCAGCGTCGACAAGTACGAAATACACTACGCCGACGGCGACTCGGTCTCCTTCACTCTAGCGGAGCACGATGATGACTTCGACGACATCTCCGGTAGCCATCCACGTGAACTGATCAGGCTACTTCCCTTGGTTCCGCAGCTGCCGCAGCCCGACGACGATAACCAAGGCATGCGACTGCTGGCGTTGCAGGTGACCGTGTTCCCGGGCCGAGGCATCGCCGTCGGTGTAACAGTACACCACGCCGCCTGCGACGGCTCGAGCTCCGTGCGCTTCCTGTCGTCCTGGGCCTCTGCATGTGCCCGACCCGGACGGCTAGGGCCGGCGCCGCCCGTCCTCGACCGGAGCTTGATTTCAGATCCGAAGGGCCTGTATCCCATCTTCTCCAAGAGCCTGGCCACCAACCGCCCGGTTACGGAGCCGCTGATGAACCAGGCGGTCCCACCAGGCGCCGTCATCAGCTCCTTCACTCTTAAGGGGGATCACATCCGGAGGTTGAAGGAGCTCGCTTCCTCCACGGCCAAAGCCAAAGCCGAGGAGGGCGGCGCTTCCCTCCGCTGCTCCACCACCGTGGTGACCTATGCTTACGCGTGGGTTTGCCTGGTCAAAACACGGGCATTCGCCGACGACGGGATCGCCCACTTCGCATTTGCCGCTGACTGCAAGGCAAGGCTGCGACCGCCGGTGCCCGCAACGTACTTCGGGAACTGCCTCGTGGCCTGCTTCGTCGATATGAAGGCAGGCGAGCTTACGGGAGAAGACGGGGTTGCAGCGGCAGCCATAGCCATCAGCAAAGTCGTACAAGGATTCATAGATGGACCTTTGGAAGGAGCGGAGGAGTTGCCGGAGAAGTACAAATCAGTCGCATCTGAGCAAGTACTTAGTGTTGCGGGGTCACCCAAGCTCAGAGTCTACGAGGTGGACTTCGGTTGGGGAAAGCCGAAGAAGGTGGAGGTCATCTCCATCGTGAGGACAGGAGCTATGTCAGTGGCGGAGagcagagaagaagagggaggggtGGAGATTGGTTTCGTGCTACCAAAGCTCGACATGGATAAGCTGAAGGCTCATTTCTCTAGTGGCCTCAAACTGTCGGAATGA
- the LOC135636461 gene encoding uncharacterized protein LOC135636461, with product MPKTLICLRPLRRARRAVLPPLACGRCDVRRCRRLRAAVATCGAAAACARTAAATFPACGRRARLAAAVASARPLPPRGGLPLPTSGRCGGSCPRVAAACARPTHARPPPVRGCHTAALPVPTRDRCHYLRAAAAVPARAWPPLALGAAAAAAASAWQRLPPSAATALP from the coding sequence atgccaaaaaccctaatctgcctgcGCCCGTTGCGACGTGCGCGACGTGCGGTGCTGCCGCCGCTTGCGTGCGGCcgttgcgacgtgcggcgctGCCGCCGCTTGCGCGCGGCcgttgcgacgtgcggcgctGCCGCCGCTTGCGCGCGCACGGCCGCTGCGACCTTTCCTGCCTGCGGACGGCGCGCACGGCTGGCCGCGGCTGTTGCCAgcgcgcggccgctgccgccgcggggggggctgcctctgcccacgagcggccgctgcggcggttcctgcccgcgcgtggccgccgcctgtgcacggcctacCCACGCGCGGCCGCCGCCGGTGCGCGGTTGCCATACCGCCGCGCTGCCTGTGCCCACGCGCGACCGCTGCCACTACCTGCGCGCGGCTGCCGCGGTTCCTGCTCGCGCTTGGCCGCCGTTGGCGCTTGGCgcggctgccgctgccgctgctagcGCTTGGCAGCGGTTGCCACCATCTGCGGCCACCGCCCTTCCGTAA
- the LOC135635093 gene encoding phenolic glucoside malonyltransferase 2-like: MRHDPPIPFQDGSLLPTTYAHILYQIYYCSLRQVELSMAPSHHKLKVLEQWRVSSHPSSATLPCSLPSTFFDLVFYCFHPVQRLLFYESTNLETELPKLKHSLALALSYYYPLAGSLTRDSEVQNPELLCSQSDFVPLTVAVSRDDFYELSGDHARDMARFHPLVPPLTASSGRQPVFAVQVTMFADAGVAIGTTVHHAVADGSSYTNFMKLWSSIHRLGELPAISTGLLPFLDRSVVHDPAGLQSIFVKDLQSLRGDPSLNAWDLTGVPDVKLATFAFSRDTLDKLRRRATCKRKASAQASPYALACGLVWAGLVRARGDTNRKKEHFGFVTGCRARTNPPIPSNYFGNCLGICRVEAERSELVGEDGAAAAADAIWKAIKSLEEGAFSGAENWIRDVHDYAAKKALTVAGSPKLGIYDVDFGWGRPRKVELVSIERTGALSLTESRGEKGGIEVGLALPKHEMDGFLSYFVSSLLNL, encoded by the coding sequence ATGAGGCACGACCCACCTATCCCCTTCCAAGATGGAAGCCTGTTACCTACCACCTACGCCCACATATTATATCAGATATACTATTGCAGCCTGCGCCAGGTAGAGTTGAGCATGGCACCATCCCACCATAAGCTTAAGGTGTTGGAGCAGTGGCGGGTTTCATCTCATCCGAGCTCGGCCACCCTGCCGTGCTCCCTTCCCTCGACCTTCTTCGACCTCGTCTTCTATTGCTTCCACCCGGTGCAACGCCTCCTCTTCTACGAGTCGACCAACCTCGAGACCGAGCTCCCTAAACTGAAGCACTCCTTAGCTCTCGCCCTCAGTTACTACTACCCTCTCGCCGGGAGCCTTACACGAGACTCCGAGGTGCAAAATCCCGAGCTCCTTTGCTCTCAATCTGACTTCGTTCCCCTCACGGTAGCCGTCAGTCGAGACGACTTCTACGAGCTCTCAGGAGACCATGCGCGGGACATGGCGAGGTTCCATCCtctggtgccaccgctgaccgccTCCAGCGGAAGGCAGCCCGTGTTTGCAGTCCAAGTCACCATGTTCGCTGACGCCGGCGTCGCCATCGGGACCACCGTTCACCACGCCGTCGCCGATGGCTCTAGCTACACCAACTTCATGAAACTGTGGTCGTCGATACATCGGCTTGGGGAGCTTCCGGCGATTTCGACAGGGCTGCTCCCGTTTCTCGACCGTAGCGTCGTCCACGACCCAGCAGGGCTGCAAAGCATCTTCGTAAAGGATCTGCAATCGCTCAGAGGAGATCCAAGTCTCAATGCCTGGGACCTCACCGGCGTCCCTGATGTGAAGCTGGCCACTTTCGCTTTCAGCCGAGACACCCTCGATAAGCTGAGACGCCGGGCGACGTGCAAGAGGAAGGCGTCGGCCCAGGCGTCGCCGTACGCGTTGGCCTGCGGCCTCGTGTGGGCCGGCCTGGTCCGAGCGCGAGGCGACACGAACAGGAAGAAGGAGCATTTCGGCTTCGTGACCGGCTGCCGGGCACGGACGAATCCGCCCATTCCATCTAATTACTTTGGGAATTGCCTAGGTATCTGCCGCGTCGAGGCCGAGAGGAGCGAACTCGTCGGCGAAGACGGAGCGGCGGCCGCCGCGGACGCGATCTGGAAGGCGATCAAGAGCCTCGAGGAGGGCGCGTTCAGCGGGGCGGAGAACTGGATCAGGGATGTCCACGACTACGCGGCAAAGAAAGCCCTGACGGTAGCCGGGTCGCCGAAGCTGGGGATATACGACGTCGACTTCGGGTGGGGACGGCCGCGCAAGGTGGAGCTGGTGTCGATTGAGAGGACGGGGGCACTATCGCTGACGGAGAGCAGAGGGGAGAAGGGCGGCATCGAGGTGGGACTGGCACTGCCGAAGCACGAGATGGATGGCTTTCTCTCTTACTTCGTCAGTAGCTTGTTGAATCTTTAA
- the LOC135636627 gene encoding probable inorganic phosphate transporter 1-8, producing the protein MARGQLQVLGALDLAKTQWYHFTAIVIAGMGFFTDAYDLFCISLVTKLLGRIYYFDPNSTSPGTLPPNVSAAVTGVAFCGTLSGQLFFGWLGDKLGRKKVYGMTLMLMVICSIASGLSFGHTAKGVVATLCFFRFWLGFGIGGDYPLSATIMSEYANKKTRGAFIAAVFAMQGFGILTGGIVAIIISAAFKGRFDSPAYKDDRAGSTVPEADYIWRIILMLGALPAALTYYWRMKMPETARYTALVAKNAKQAASDMSKVLQVDIAEEQEKVEQMTMKEANNFGLFSREFARRHGIHLVGTTTTWFLLDIAFYSQNLFQKDIFSSIGWLPKANTMNAIEEVFRIARAQTLIALCGTVPGYWFTVALIDTMGRFAIQFMGFFFMTVFMLGLAIPYHHWTTKGNHIGFVIMYGLTFFFANFGPNSTTFIVPAEIFPARLRSTCHGISAAAGKAGAIVGAFGFLYAAQDKDPEKRDKGYPAGIGVRNALFVLAASNLLGLIFTFLVPESKGKSLEEISGENEDEDQIDSAAVYNRTVPV; encoded by the coding sequence ATGGCCAGAGGTCAGCTCCAAGTGCTCGGGGCACTCGACCTTGCCAAGACGCAGTGGTATCACTTCACGGCCATCGTCATTGCTGGCATGGGCTTCTTCACCGACGCCTACGATCTCTTCTGCATCTCCCTCGTCACGAAGCTCCTTGGCCGCATCTATTACTTCGACCCCAACTCGACATCGCCCGGGACGCTCCCGCCCAACGTGTCCGCTGCCGTCACCGGCGTGGCTTTCTGTGGTACCCTCTCTGGCCAGCTCTTCTTCGGGTGGCTCGGCGACAAGCTCGGCCGCAAGAAGGTGTATGGCATGACGCTCATGCTCATGGTCATCTGCTCCATCGCGTCCGGTCTCTCCTTCGGTCACACTGCCAAGGGTGTCGTGGCCACCCTCTGCTTCTTCCGCTTCTGGCTCGGCTTTGGCATCGGCGGCGATTACCCGCTCTCCGCCACCATCATGTCGGAGTACGCCAACAAGAAGACCCGTGGCGCCTTCATCGCAGCCGTCTTCGCTATGCAGGGCTTCGGCATCCTCACAGGCGGCATCGTCGCCATCATCATCTCCGCCGCCTTCAAGGGACGCTTCGACTCGCCGGCCTACAAGGACGACCGCGCCGGCTCCACCGTCCCGGAGGCCGACTACATCTGGCGCATAATTCTCATGCTGGGCGCCCTCCCGGCTGCCTTGACCTACTACTGGCGGATGAAGATGCCGGAGACCGCGCGGTACACTGCTCTTGTTGCCAAGAACGCGAAACAGGCGGCCTCCGACATGTCGAAGGTACTCCAGGTGGATATCGCCGAGGAGCAAGAGAAGGTCGAGCAGATGACCATGAAGGAGGCCAACAACTTCGGCCTCTTCTCCAGAGAGTTCGCCCGCCGCCACGGCATCCACCTCGTCGGCACCACCACCACGTGGTTCCTCCTCGACATCGCCTTCTACAGCCAGAACCTGTTCCAGAAGGACATCTTCAGCTCCATCGGGTGGTTACCGAAGGCAAACACCATGAACGCTATCGAAGAGGTGTTCCGGATCGCTCGGGCGCAGACCCTCATCGCCCTCTGCGGCACCGTGCCAGGATACTGGTTCACCGTGGCCTTAATCGACACCATGGGCCGGTTCGCCATCCAGTTCATGGGTTTCTTCTTCATGACCGTCTTCATGCTCGGCCTTGCCATCCCCTACCACCACTGGACGACCAAGGGCAACCACATCGGCTTCGTCATCATGTACGGCTTAACCTTCTTCTTCGCCAACTTCGGGCCCAACAGCACCACTTTCATCGTCCCGGCGGAGATCTTCCCCGCACGGCTGCGGTCCACCTGCCACGGCATCTCGGCGGCCGCGGGCAAGGCCGGGGCCATCGTGGGCGCCTTCGGGTTCCTCTACGCGGCTCAGGACAAGGACCCCGAGAAGAGGGACAAGGGCTACCCAGCCGGCATCGGCGTCCGAAACGCGCTCTTCGTGCTTGCGGCGTCCAATCTTCTGGGCCTGATCTTTACCTTCTTAGTGCCTGAATCGAAGGGCAAGTCGCTCGAGGAAATCTCTGGCGAGAACGAAGACGAGGACCAGATAGACTCCGCTGCTGTTTACAACAGGACGGTCCCTGTTTAG
- the LOC103983399 gene encoding probable inorganic phosphate transporter 1-5, giving the protein MGFFMMTAFMLELAIPYDHWTTHHISFVVMYDFTFFFANFGPNSTTFIVPAEIFTARLRSTCHGISVAACKAGAIIGAFGFLYAAQSRDPAKRDKGYLAGIGVRNALFLFVTTNFLGLVFSLLVPKSKEFPLEEMSSREVSKRLHKV; this is encoded by the coding sequence ATGGGATTCTTCATGATGACCGCCTTCATGCTCGAACTCGCCATCCCCTACGACCACTGGACCACCCACCACATCAGCTTCGTCGTCATGTACGACTTCACCTTCTTCTTCGCCAACTTCGGGCCCAACAGCACCACCTTCATCGTTCCAGCGGAGATCTTCACGGCGCGGCTGCGGTCCACATGCCACGGCATCTCGGTGGCCGCGTGCAAGGCGGGGGCCATTATAGGTGCCTTCGGGTTCCTCTACGCGGCGCAGAGCAGGGACCCAGCAAAGAGGGATAAGGGCTATCTGGCCGGCATCGGGGTCCGGAACGCGCTCTTCCTCTTCGTCACGACCAACTTCCTGGGCCTGGTGTTCTCGCTCCTCGTTCCCAAGTCGAAGGAGTTCCCTCTGGAGGAGATGTCCAGTCGTGAAGTAAGTAAAAGATTGCATAAAGTGTAA